Proteins co-encoded in one Candidatus Delongbacteria bacterium genomic window:
- a CDS encoding glycosyltransferase gives MDYSVIIPSYNDGPRLARCLDSLCRLTAPAGSWEVVVALDGSTDGSRELLERGRRCDAGGATGLAGGLDSLVAAGAWSALPLRVVDLPENRGRSAARNAALAVATGRWLCFLDADLRVAPDWLRALADCARDPEVVAVGEMVYEARPDEEPGAALLAGEPGAEAERRAALRRYQRYLETRGPWKYREQAAMPARYFYTCNSCVHRSLLEAAGPFDERLRGWGGEDIDMGLKLEAAGGRLVYCRRARALHAQERSFARHCQNLESLGREGLALLVERHPALLGLLQLDRLLPARLGGRPLPALILARALGLQRLLVWLEALGLPFPERLYDLTVFLHYAGGYRERALGRTRLPLSTS, from the coding sequence GTGGACTACAGCGTCATCATCCCCTCCTACAACGACGGGCCGCGCCTGGCGCGCTGTCTGGATTCCCTGTGCCGCCTGACGGCGCCCGCCGGATCCTGGGAGGTGGTGGTGGCCCTGGACGGCTCCACCGACGGCAGCCGCGAACTGCTGGAGCGCGGCCGACGCTGCGACGCGGGCGGCGCCACCGGCCTGGCGGGCGGGCTGGACTCCCTCGTGGCCGCCGGCGCCTGGAGCGCCCTGCCCCTGCGCGTGGTGGATCTGCCGGAGAACCGCGGGCGCAGCGCAGCGCGCAACGCGGCGCTGGCCGTGGCCACCGGCCGCTGGCTCTGCTTCCTGGACGCCGACCTGCGCGTGGCCCCGGACTGGCTGCGCGCTCTGGCCGACTGCGCCAGGGATCCGGAGGTGGTGGCGGTGGGCGAGATGGTCTACGAGGCCCGGCCCGACGAGGAGCCCGGCGCGGCCCTGCTGGCGGGCGAGCCCGGCGCGGAGGCCGAGCGGCGGGCCGCCCTGCGACGCTACCAGCGCTACCTGGAGACCCGCGGTCCCTGGAAGTACCGCGAGCAGGCGGCCATGCCGGCGCGCTACTTCTACACCTGCAACTCCTGTGTCCACCGGAGCCTGCTGGAAGCCGCGGGTCCCTTCGACGAGCGCCTGCGCGGCTGGGGCGGCGAGGACATCGACATGGGCCTGAAGCTGGAGGCCGCCGGCGGCCGGCTGGTCTACTGCCGCCGGGCCCGCGCCTTGCACGCCCAGGAGCGCTCCTTCGCCCGCCACTGCCAAAATCTGGAGAGCCTGGGCCGGGAGGGGCTGGCCCTGCTGGTGGAGCGCCATCCCGCCTTGCTGGGACTGCTGCAGCTGGATCGACTGCTGCCCGCGCGGCTGGGCGGGCGGCCGCTGCCCGCGCTGATCCTCGCCCGGGCCCTGGGCCTGCAGCGCCTGCTGGTGTGGCTGGAGGCGCTGGGCCTGCCCTTTCCCGAGCGCCTTTACGACCTGACGGTCTTCCTGCACTACGCGGGCGGGTACCGGGAGCGCGCGCTGGGGCGGACTCGGCTTCCACTGTCGACTTCATGA
- a CDS encoding glycosyltransferase — protein MRVLIGLLSELSHERRQERMVDALERAGHQVAVTWVDNGSSPRSAFWRDRTLHRLENPRAGRRKAYFLRFMHWFHGLILRERPDCVLAVDPPALLPARLARLRREFRLLYDAREYYCELPTIRERPAVRAFWNAAEGWGMRRADASWAVCGSIARALEHDHRVAGVGVVRNLPVRSFQPRAPERRDALRALLPGLDAGPVVVYAGGFWPGYDFRPLQEALGRLPGVQLVLLGEGPELETHRRHAAGLAWGGRLHFPGKVAPERLDALLRGADAGVVLVPDLGLSYRYLLPNKLFEYIQAGLPVLASPLPELAAVVLGRGVGRCADPADPQAIATRLAELLDPERAVGWQVALGAAAAELCWEREEARFLALVEGREVRSGVTRG, from the coding sequence GTGCGTGTGCTGATCGGCCTGCTCTCCGAACTCAGCCACGAGCGGCGTCAGGAGCGCATGGTGGACGCGCTGGAGCGGGCCGGCCACCAGGTCGCCGTCACCTGGGTGGACAACGGCAGTTCGCCGCGCTCGGCCTTCTGGCGGGACCGGACCCTGCACCGGCTGGAGAATCCACGCGCCGGCCGGCGCAAGGCCTACTTCCTGCGCTTCATGCACTGGTTCCACGGGCTGATCCTGCGCGAGCGCCCGGACTGCGTGCTGGCGGTGGATCCGCCCGCCCTGCTGCCCGCGCGCCTGGCCCGGCTGCGGCGCGAGTTCCGCCTGCTCTACGACGCCCGCGAGTACTACTGCGAGCTGCCCACCATCCGCGAGCGTCCGGCCGTGCGCGCCTTCTGGAACGCCGCCGAGGGCTGGGGCATGCGGCGCGCCGACGCCTCGTGGGCCGTCTGCGGGAGCATCGCCCGGGCCCTGGAACACGACCACCGCGTGGCGGGCGTGGGCGTGGTGCGCAACCTGCCCGTTCGCAGTTTCCAGCCGCGCGCCCCCGAGCGGCGGGACGCCCTGCGCGCGCTGCTGCCCGGCTTGGACGCAGGGCCCGTGGTGGTTTACGCCGGGGGCTTCTGGCCCGGCTATGACTTCCGTCCCCTGCAGGAGGCGCTGGGCCGCCTGCCCGGGGTGCAACTGGTCCTGCTGGGCGAGGGCCCGGAGCTGGAGACGCACCGGCGGCACGCGGCCGGGCTGGCCTGGGGCGGCCGCCTGCACTTTCCCGGCAAGGTCGCGCCGGAGCGGCTGGACGCCCTGTTGCGCGGAGCGGACGCGGGCGTGGTGCTGGTGCCGGATCTGGGGCTCTCCTACCGCTACCTGCTGCCCAACAAATTGTTCGAGTACATCCAGGCCGGCCTGCCGGTGCTGGCCTCGCCCTTGCCCGAGCTGGCCGCGGTGGTGCTGGGGCGCGGCGTGGGGCGCTGCGCCGATCCCGCGGATCCGCAGGCCATCGCCACGCGCCTGGCGGAGCTGCTGGATCCGGAGCGCGCGGTGGGCTGGCAGGTGGCGCTGGGCGCGGCGGCGGCGGAACTCTGCTGGGAACGGGAGGAGGCGCGCTTCCTGGCACTGGTGGAAGGCCGGGAGGTCCGGAGCGGCGTGACGCGCGGCTGA
- a CDS encoding polysaccharide deacetylase family protein codes for MLEPRPASVGVLTSGPLPPELRAGLTFLESALGVPVRILAPDEPLSERLLVLGPVPCGLDLTEVRLVLHAPRPAALPQPRREWIEPGPLPVFGELERYPDSDDLPWHYLGGGTPVSWASRGRQTLFRLGFDVLGPLGWSLARAAERGPAAAAWRNARVDELPSEEKALALTPWVDRLVLLLARLLDLEERAGGPVAEERWPGGARWAVALSHDVDMLFKWRFRSVLRLLLETPPRALGGDLPGLARRWRELLQRLRGGRDPWFLVDELLDLEERRGLHSTLLFLAEPRDHQTFRYHLDRAQVRGLLLRLRQRGFETALHGGWSSHRSAERLRVQRQRLESLSGQSSPVTRQHWLRFDVERTWEAQERAGFLVDSSLGFNDRPGFRAGTSLPFHPTAADGAPRRLLELPLVLMDSQLFDEQGLELPAAARLAQDALEQVRRVRGLLTLNWHPHTLCRADFPGRRELFEELLGVLARRDCWTASLGDVSAYWLEREARLAARGLAGRADAPRERPAGRESQPCVC; via the coding sequence ATGCTCGAACCACGTCCAGCCAGTGTCGGAGTCCTGACCAGCGGTCCCCTGCCGCCGGAGCTCCGCGCCGGGCTCACCTTCCTGGAATCCGCCCTGGGCGTGCCCGTGCGGATCCTGGCGCCGGACGAGCCGCTGTCCGAGCGTCTGCTGGTGCTGGGGCCTGTTCCCTGCGGCCTGGACCTGACCGAGGTCCGGCTGGTGCTGCACGCGCCCCGGCCCGCCGCCCTCCCGCAACCGCGTCGGGAGTGGATCGAGCCCGGGCCGCTCCCTGTCTTTGGCGAACTGGAACGCTATCCGGACAGCGACGACCTGCCCTGGCACTACCTGGGCGGCGGCACGCCCGTCAGCTGGGCCAGCCGGGGCCGCCAGACCCTGTTCCGGCTGGGTTTCGACGTGCTGGGTCCGCTCGGCTGGAGCCTGGCCCGCGCCGCGGAGCGCGGCCCGGCCGCCGCGGCCTGGCGCAACGCGCGGGTGGACGAGTTGCCCTCCGAGGAGAAGGCCCTGGCGCTGACGCCCTGGGTGGACCGGCTGGTGCTGCTGCTGGCCCGGCTGCTGGACCTGGAGGAGCGCGCCGGCGGCCCCGTCGCCGAGGAGCGCTGGCCGGGCGGCGCGCGCTGGGCCGTGGCCCTCAGCCACGACGTGGACATGCTCTTCAAGTGGCGCTTCCGCAGCGTCCTGCGCCTGTTGCTGGAGACGCCGCCCCGGGCGTTGGGCGGCGACCTGCCAGGCCTGGCCCGGCGCTGGCGCGAGCTGCTGCAGCGCCTGCGCGGGGGGCGCGACCCCTGGTTCCTGGTGGACGAACTGCTGGACCTGGAGGAGCGCCGCGGCCTGCACTCCACCCTGCTCTTCCTGGCCGAACCCCGCGACCACCAGACCTTCCGCTACCATCTGGACCGTGCCCAGGTGCGCGGACTGCTGCTGCGCCTGCGCCAACGCGGATTCGAGACTGCCCTGCACGGCGGCTGGAGCAGCCACCGCTCCGCTGAGCGCCTGCGCGTCCAGCGCCAGCGTCTGGAAAGCCTGAGCGGCCAGAGTTCGCCTGTCACACGCCAGCACTGGTTGCGTTTCGACGTGGAGCGGACCTGGGAGGCCCAGGAGCGCGCCGGCTTCCTCGTGGACAGCAGCCTGGGCTTCAACGACCGGCCGGGCTTCCGCGCGGGCACCAGCCTGCCCTTCCATCCCACGGCGGCCGACGGCGCCCCGCGGCGCCTCCTGGAGCTGCCGCTGGTCCTGATGGACAGCCAGCTCTTCGACGAGCAGGGACTGGAGCTTCCCGCCGCCGCGCGCCTGGCCCAGGACGCGCTCGAGCAGGTGCGCCGGGTGCGCGGTCTGCTCACCCTCAACTGGCATCCGCACACCCTTTGCCGGGCGGATTTCCCCGGGCGGCGCGAGCTCTTCGAGGAGCTGCTGGGCGTGCTGGCGCGCCGGGACTGCTGGACGGCCTCGCTGGGCGATGTGTCCGCCTACTGGCTGGAGCGCGAGGCCCGGCTGGCGGCCCGGGGCCTGGCGGGAAGAGCCGACGCGCCCCGGGAGCGGCCGGCCGGACGGGAGAGCCAGCCGTGCGTGTGCTGA
- a CDS encoding alpha/beta hydrolase — protein MKLLSDRGSGTPLVLVCALMCDEELFAGQADRLSRRRRVMIFQSEGEESLRDAAVELLSMVGALGLRSVDLGGLSMGGAVALEAASRCPSAVRRLLLLGTRHTADDEDGRAARLETIRQLEEGRMEQVLESFLPSLLSEQSRRDHGERVRHMFRRLGPALYARQLRTLLTRRDQSGTLAAFQGPLLCLTGAQDSLTPPDLQRRMAALAPRGQWGVIPGNVGHLSTLEAPQAALREIETFLAD, from the coding sequence ATGAAGCTGTTGAGTGATCGCGGGAGCGGGACGCCGCTGGTGCTGGTCTGCGCCCTGATGTGCGACGAGGAGCTGTTCGCCGGCCAGGCGGACCGGCTCTCGCGCCGCCGCCGGGTGATGATCTTCCAGTCCGAGGGCGAAGAGAGCCTGCGCGACGCCGCCGTGGAGCTGCTGTCCATGGTGGGCGCGCTGGGCCTGCGCAGCGTGGACCTGGGCGGCCTGTCCATGGGCGGTGCCGTCGCCCTGGAGGCGGCGAGCCGCTGCCCCAGCGCGGTCCGGCGCCTGCTGCTGCTGGGCACGCGGCACACGGCCGACGACGAGGACGGACGCGCCGCGCGCCTGGAGACGATCCGCCAACTGGAGGAGGGCCGGATGGAGCAGGTGCTGGAGAGCTTCCTGCCCAGCCTGCTCAGCGAACAGAGCCGGCGCGACCACGGCGAACGCGTGCGCCACATGTTCCGCCGGCTGGGCCCGGCCCTCTACGCCCGGCAACTGCGCACCCTGCTCACGCGCCGCGATCAGAGCGGGACGCTGGCCGCCTTCCAGGGGCCCCTGCTCTGTCTCACGGGCGCCCAGGACAGCCTGACCCCGCCGGATCTCCAACGCCGGATGGCGGCCCTGGCCCCGCGCGGACAGTGGGGCGTGATCCCGGGCAACGTGGGCCACCTCTCCACCCTGGAGGCCCCCCAGGCCGCCCTGCGCGAGATCGAGACCTTCCTGGCGGACTGA